One genomic segment of Paenibacillus xylanexedens includes these proteins:
- the bshA gene encoding N-acetyl-alpha-D-glucosaminyl L-malate synthase BshA: protein MDKKLKIGITCYPSLGGSGVVATELGKLLAEQGHQVHFIANSIPFRLGTFQKNIFYHEVEVNDYYVFRYPPYDLSLATKMAQVAKSQQLDLLHVHYAVPHAVCAFLAKQMVGDGLKVVTTLHGTDITVLAQDESLKDLIRLAINESDAVTAVSKDLIRETVELLDIQRPIDLTYNFIDKRIYYPRDAASLRRDFAAPDEKILMHISNFRPVKRTQDVVEVFRQVQEQVPAKLLFVGEGPDLPKMQWKINDLGLNDKVHFLGKQDDIAQVISMADVLMLPSEKESFGLVALEAMACGVPTIGSQAGGIPELVLHGKTGYLSAIGDTQSMAENTIRLLTDDRLAAEFREACLQRAHHDFCNDAIRHEYEQIYYRVLGREVPNLKPVCG, encoded by the coding sequence ATGGATAAAAAGCTAAAAATCGGCATCACCTGTTATCCGTCCCTCGGCGGGTCTGGCGTTGTCGCAACGGAGCTGGGCAAATTACTTGCCGAACAGGGGCATCAGGTTCATTTTATTGCCAACAGTATCCCGTTCAGACTGGGTACGTTCCAGAAGAATATTTTTTATCACGAAGTTGAAGTAAATGATTATTATGTTTTCCGTTACCCTCCGTATGACCTGTCCCTGGCAACAAAGATGGCTCAGGTGGCTAAGTCACAGCAGCTGGATCTGCTGCATGTTCATTATGCCGTGCCACACGCAGTATGTGCCTTTCTTGCGAAACAAATGGTAGGGGACGGCCTTAAAGTGGTTACCACGTTACACGGAACGGATATTACGGTTCTGGCTCAGGATGAATCTCTGAAGGATCTGATCCGTCTAGCCATTAATGAAAGTGACGCGGTTACTGCCGTATCAAAAGATTTGATTCGGGAAACGGTCGAACTGCTGGATATTCAGCGTCCAATCGATCTGACCTATAATTTTATTGACAAACGAATATATTATCCGCGTGATGCTGCCAGTTTGCGAAGAGATTTTGCTGCGCCCGACGAAAAAATATTAATGCACATCTCCAATTTCCGACCGGTGAAAAGAACTCAGGATGTGGTAGAGGTCTTCCGTCAGGTACAGGAGCAGGTTCCTGCCAAACTGTTATTTGTTGGTGAAGGACCTGATTTGCCGAAGATGCAATGGAAAATTAATGATCTTGGGTTGAATGATAAAGTTCATTTCCTTGGCAAACAGGATGACATTGCTCAGGTCATCTCCATGGCGGACGTGTTGATGCTTCCATCGGAGAAGGAAAGTTTCGGACTTGTGGCGCTCGAAGCAATGGCTTGTGGCGTACCCACGATCGGTTCACAGGCCGGAGGAATTCCGGAACTGGTCTTACATGGTAAGACGGGGTATTTATCCGCGATCGGGGATACACAATCCATGGCCGAGAACACCATCCGTTTATTGACGGACGATCGTTTGGCTGCTGAGTTCAGGGAAGCATGTCTTCAGCGCGCGCATCACGACTTTTGCAATGATGCTATTCGGCATGAATATGAACAGATATATTACCGGGTGTTGGGAAGGGAAGTTCCGAATCTGAAGCCGGTTTGCGGTTAA
- the bshB1 gene encoding bacillithiol biosynthesis deacetylase BshB1, protein MSLDILIFGAHADDAEIGMGGTIAKHTAAGLKVGVCDLTRAEMSSNGTVERRTEEAEQASRVLGLSCRTNLGLPDRGLYLTPEHVQAVTAEIRRHAPRMVFAPYWEDRHPDHVNCSKLVQEAVFNAKLRNYMPDMPAVQVKEFYFYFINDIGPTDLIVDITEHYEQKETSLLSYRSQFELGDGAVSTPLNQGYIERVRARDSLLGQRSLIPFAEGFATITPYVVHQFGSGAQ, encoded by the coding sequence ATGAGTCTGGATATTCTCATCTTTGGAGCACATGCAGACGATGCGGAGATTGGTATGGGTGGAACGATTGCCAAACATACCGCTGCCGGCTTAAAAGTAGGCGTGTGTGATCTGACTCGTGCTGAGATGTCTTCCAACGGAACAGTAGAGCGCAGAACCGAGGAAGCGGAGCAAGCCTCCCGCGTCCTCGGTCTTTCGTGTCGAACGAATCTGGGGCTTCCTGATCGTGGCTTATATCTTACGCCTGAACATGTACAGGCGGTGACGGCTGAGATACGGCGTCATGCCCCTCGGATGGTGTTTGCTCCGTATTGGGAAGATCGTCATCCGGATCATGTCAATTGCAGTAAGCTTGTGCAGGAGGCTGTATTTAACGCCAAGCTTCGCAACTACATGCCGGACATGCCTGCCGTGCAGGTGAAGGAATTTTATTTTTACTTTATTAATGACATCGGTCCTACGGATTTGATTGTTGATATTACGGAACACTATGAGCAAAAAGAAACATCATTGCTCTCTTATCGTTCCCAATTCGAACTGGGAGACGGAGCGGTCTCGACGCCATTGAATCAAGGGTATATTGAACGTGTAAGAGCCCGTGATTCCTTGCTCGGACAACGCAGTCTCATCCCGTTTGCAGAAGGTTTTGCTACAATTACGCCTTACGTGGTTCATCAATTTGGCTCGGGTGCCCAATAA
- the mgsA gene encoding methylglyoxal synthase, giving the protein MLKIAFIAHDRKKEEMVNFVTAYEPVFTDHQLYSTGTTGLRIMEGTSLKIHRFESGPLGGDQQIGALVAQNEMDLIIFLRDPLMAQPHEPDINALLRLCDVQGIPLATNIATAEILVKALDRGDFAWRELVHKYKPEAGLNSGDSE; this is encoded by the coding sequence ATGTTGAAAATAGCATTTATCGCCCATGATCGTAAAAAAGAAGAGATGGTTAACTTCGTGACGGCATATGAGCCTGTTTTTACGGACCATCAATTATATTCTACAGGAACAACAGGCCTTCGTATTATGGAAGGAACGTCGCTGAAGATTCATCGATTCGAATCAGGCCCATTGGGCGGAGATCAGCAGATCGGAGCTTTGGTTGCGCAAAATGAGATGGATCTGATTATTTTCTTACGCGATCCACTGATGGCACAACCTCACGAGCCGGATATTAATGCGTTGCTACGTCTTTGTGATGTGCAGGGAATCCCACTTGCCACCAATATCGCAACCGCTGAGATTCTGGTCAAGGCTCTGGATCGTGGCGATTTTGCCTGGAGAGAGCTGGTACATAAGTACAAGCCGGAGGCTGGATTGAATTCGGGTGATTCCGAATGA
- the dapB gene encoding 4-hydroxy-tetrahydrodipicolinate reductase has protein sequence MSEVIRVAVIGAAGRMGREVVKLVLQDPELELAAAVNRSGAGTDAGTLVGLPECGVLVTDDIEMAFAETKPQVMVDFTVPQFAFAHTEIAIRHGVRPVMGVTGFTPEQIEQLDKQCQDKGIGGLIAPNFSIGAILMMRFAAQAAKHMPNVEIIEYHGDQKLDAPSGTAIKTAELIAANREELRQGNPNEEETIEGARGGYYNGFRIHSVRLPGVFAQQEVVFGDYGQSLKIRHDSYERAGYMPGVKIGVQKVMEYTGMIYGFDHFID, from the coding sequence ATGAGTGAAGTAATCAGAGTTGCCGTGATCGGAGCGGCTGGCCGTATGGGCCGTGAAGTTGTGAAATTGGTACTTCAGGACCCGGAATTGGAGCTTGCAGCGGCTGTCAACCGCTCCGGAGCAGGCACGGATGCAGGAACCCTTGTTGGTTTGCCAGAGTGTGGTGTGCTGGTGACTGATGATATCGAAATGGCTTTTGCCGAAACAAAACCTCAGGTTATGGTTGATTTTACAGTACCACAATTTGCGTTTGCACATACTGAGATCGCGATCCGTCATGGAGTCAGACCTGTCATGGGTGTTACCGGCTTCACGCCGGAGCAGATCGAACAGTTGGACAAGCAGTGCCAGGACAAAGGAATTGGAGGGCTTATTGCCCCTAACTTCTCGATTGGTGCCATTTTGATGATGCGATTCGCAGCACAGGCTGCCAAACATATGCCAAATGTGGAGATTATCGAATATCACGGAGATCAGAAGCTGGATGCTCCTTCCGGAACTGCGATCAAAACAGCGGAACTGATTGCTGCCAATCGTGAAGAACTTCGTCAAGGTAATCCAAATGAGGAAGAAACGATTGAAGGAGCACGAGGCGGGTATTACAATGGCTTCCGAATTCACAGTGTCCGATTGCCTGGCGTATTCGCGCAGCAGGAAGTTGTTTTCGGAGACTATGGACAGTCACTCAAAATTCGGCATGACTCCTACGAACGCGCAGGTTATATGCCTGGTGTTAAGATTGGTGTGCAAAAGGTTATGGAGTATACAGGAATGATCTACGGATTTGACCACTTTATCGACTAA
- a CDS encoding tetratricopeptide repeat protein: protein MMKPEEYMQQAYRCILQNDFEQAIRWFESAIHAHPKHAELYYRCSITHARSKHLVPALEYARKSVELSPGTEEYILHLQTLEAKELTSRAKLLLEQAGIATQERYVEASTLLQEAVKLDPLSVEAHVMLALAYSDLNEFNYAIQALREAILLDPQNGQLHQMLQEIKQRMKSIQ, encoded by the coding sequence ATGATGAAACCGGAAGAATATATGCAGCAGGCTTACCGCTGTATATTGCAAAATGATTTTGAGCAGGCCATTCGTTGGTTCGAATCAGCCATTCATGCTCATCCAAAACATGCGGAGTTATATTATCGCTGTTCCATTACACACGCCCGCAGCAAACATCTGGTTCCGGCACTTGAATATGCGCGCAAGTCGGTTGAATTGTCGCCAGGAACAGAAGAGTATATTTTGCATCTGCAGACGTTGGAAGCAAAAGAATTGACCTCCAGAGCGAAGTTGCTGTTGGAGCAGGCGGGTATTGCAACACAGGAGCGCTATGTGGAAGCGTCTACGCTTCTGCAAGAAGCGGTCAAACTTGATCCGCTCTCAGTGGAAGCTCATGTTATGCTTGCGCTGGCTTACAGTGATTTGAATGAATTTAACTATGCAATTCAGGCGCTGCGTGAGGCAATTTTGCTGGACCCACAGAATGGGCAACTGCATCAGATGTTACAGGAAATCAAGCAACGTATGAAATCCATTCAATAA
- a CDS encoding nucleotide pyrophosphohydrolase — protein sequence MEKSIAEMQREVDQYISQFKEGYFSPLAMLARMSEEVGELAREVNHEFGEKPKKSSEAANSIELELGDILFITICFANSLGIDLAEAHDKVMHKFNTRDANRWTPKNTD from the coding sequence ATGGAGAAAAGCATCGCAGAAATGCAGCGTGAGGTTGATCAGTATATCTCCCAGTTCAAGGAGGGATATTTCAGTCCTCTGGCCATGTTGGCCCGGATGTCTGAAGAGGTTGGGGAGCTCGCCAGGGAAGTGAATCATGAATTCGGCGAGAAGCCGAAGAAATCTTCCGAAGCAGCCAATTCCATTGAACTTGAGCTTGGAGATATTTTATTTATCACGATTTGTTTTGCGAACTCACTGGGAATTGATCTAGCTGAGGCGCACGATAAAGTCATGCATAAATTTAACACCCGCGATGCCAATCGGTGGACTCCCAAAAACACCGATTAG
- a CDS encoding YitT family protein has translation MSTAKTWIQVKLVLPIVLGTALYAFGLLYFIIPNQLMEGGLTGVTVLINYAFGISPSLTTLILNVPLFLIGLKILGGRQMIYTGIGIGALTVFLWLFEKLIHLGWIEPLHTENDLLLAALYAGVTLGAGLGIVFRWGGTTGGSDIIARILNRKYGWSMGRVLLGIDFVIIGLSLIYIPKEKILYTLVAVFIASKVIDFIQEGAYSARAFMIISDHAPEIADQITRDMDRGVTLIPAIGAYSKQAKHMAYCVISRQEFRRLQTIVRSIDPRAFVIISDVHDVHGEGFKES, from the coding sequence ATGAGCACTGCCAAAACCTGGATACAAGTTAAACTGGTTCTTCCCATCGTGCTGGGTACAGCCTTATATGCCTTTGGGCTCCTCTATTTCATTATCCCCAACCAGCTTATGGAAGGTGGCCTCACCGGGGTTACGGTGCTGATCAATTACGCTTTTGGCATCTCACCTTCACTTACAACCTTGATTCTGAATGTTCCCCTCTTTCTGATCGGGCTCAAAATTTTGGGCGGCAGACAGATGATCTATACGGGTATCGGAATCGGGGCACTGACTGTTTTTCTGTGGTTGTTTGAGAAGTTGATTCATCTGGGCTGGATTGAACCATTACATACCGAGAATGACTTACTGTTAGCAGCCCTATATGCAGGTGTCACCCTCGGAGCAGGCCTTGGCATTGTATTCCGTTGGGGCGGAACGACGGGCGGTTCAGACATCATTGCCCGTATTCTCAACCGCAAGTATGGATGGAGTATGGGCCGAGTATTACTGGGCATCGACTTCGTCATTATCGGGCTCTCTCTCATCTACATCCCCAAAGAAAAAATTCTGTATACGCTTGTAGCTGTATTCATCGCCTCTAAAGTCATCGACTTTATTCAGGAAGGTGCATATTCTGCCCGAGCATTTATGATCATTAGTGACCATGCACCCGAGATTGCGGATCAGATCACACGGGATATGGATCGTGGCGTTACTCTCATTCCAGCCATTGGCGCGTACTCTAAACAGGCCAAACACATGGCCTACTGCGTGATCTCCAGGCAAGAGTTCAGGCGATTGCAGACCATTGTACGTTCCATTGACCCGAGAGCTTTTGTCATCATCAGCGATGTTCACGATGTACATGGCGAAGGTTTCAAAGAAAGCTGA
- a CDS encoding sporulation protein YpjB, which translates to MKRTFGIKTGLLVVSFMALLLWTNLAYRVSAQSEALDSNSNQQVSTSNSIAQLNEEAAILYRQALENNIEEVRGSILRISKSLEHISFEGQTTVEGIHALSETIVEVKQAVVKVKNDDASLQQSSAKLRLAADSLANPTKPLWLQYYKIVKNDLDALSAATNQGQTAAVLANRYTVLEEHYETIRPAALIRREPYEIAQMDAWLSHTKGLTNAKQPDLAQLKSMVGHGEELVNQLFGREKDESAFVPFVQGPDRRAAGLLISSVIVATLSYAGYRKYRAQQQGIFPFRR; encoded by the coding sequence ATGAAGAGAACGTTTGGGATCAAAACTGGCTTATTGGTGGTATCGTTCATGGCTCTGCTGCTTTGGACGAACTTAGCATATCGTGTATCCGCGCAAAGTGAAGCATTAGATTCGAATTCAAATCAGCAAGTGTCCACAAGCAATTCAATTGCACAATTGAATGAGGAAGCAGCCATATTGTATCGTCAGGCGCTCGAGAATAATATTGAAGAAGTGCGCGGAAGCATTCTGCGTATCAGTAAAAGTCTGGAGCATATCTCCTTTGAGGGACAAACAACAGTCGAGGGCATTCACGCCTTGTCCGAAACCATAGTCGAAGTGAAACAAGCCGTTGTGAAGGTGAAAAATGACGATGCTTCCCTTCAGCAGTCCTCAGCCAAGCTCAGACTTGCAGCAGATAGTCTCGCGAATCCAACCAAGCCTTTATGGCTTCAGTATTATAAAATCGTGAAAAACGATCTGGACGCTTTATCCGCTGCTACAAATCAAGGGCAAACTGCGGCCGTACTGGCAAACCGCTACACCGTTCTGGAGGAGCATTATGAGACGATTCGTCCTGCCGCACTGATTCGCCGTGAACCGTATGAAATTGCTCAGATGGACGCTTGGTTATCTCATACCAAAGGGCTTACCAATGCAAAGCAGCCAGATCTGGCTCAATTAAAGAGCATGGTGGGCCATGGGGAGGAACTGGTGAACCAGTTATTTGGTCGGGAGAAGGATGAGAGTGCGTTCGTACCATTTGTACAGGGCCCTGATCGCAGGGCGGCCGGGTTGCTCATCAGTTCGGTCATTGTGGCAACGCTTAGTTACGCCGGATACCGTAAGTATCGTGCGCAGCAACAAGGGATTTTTCCTTTTCGGCGCTAA
- a CDS encoding cellulase family glycosylhydrolase: protein MMKRTRIVKLLTLFLIALSFSYQVDEGNSQANAAPQTPSQAYVQKMGKGWNVFNTYDSFRTDDLSLSDETSWGQPIVTQELILSAKAKGFDSIRIPMTAYTRYTLGADGHYVIHSEWLAKYKQVVDWAVDADLYVMINLHHDSWTWLSNWDGNKASEEYKRYVDLWTQLANHFKNEPERVMFETMNEPYFENDTGTITKQEKLDMINQAAYDVIRSSGGNNATRMIVIPTYSTSADMDKADAAYHFIAELNDPNLIATVHFYSDWVFSGNLGRTGFDEKLYDGVQDTPRSNIDQMFNTLNHALISKGIGVVIGEYGWLSPDDGAAKMQSGEKRKYLEYLNYKASQYGVSSMIWPGAFWRVPPFDWHDEYGTTIQAANMKQRSSYSTGLNEIYVNQQAANDIQIPLTLNGNSFKHVKGVHKKYYSFDTATSTLTISKEFINEKFNQASNGTIADLVFVFSKGADWHQLIIKYSTPVFEMAAGTITEGIVIPVQYNGTYVRRASLFDLSGNRLGSNSWFPYMMFGGEFTADYNEGTFSLLKDAFNASVPNGQIKLRIEFYDGQSINYSIQKSGNNVTGLGIVF, encoded by the coding sequence ATGATGAAGAGAACAAGAATAGTAAAACTATTAACTTTATTTTTGATAGCGCTGTCCTTTTCATATCAAGTTGATGAGGGGAATTCTCAAGCCAATGCCGCTCCACAAACTCCATCTCAGGCATATGTGCAGAAAATGGGCAAAGGCTGGAACGTATTCAATACCTATGACAGTTTTAGAACCGATGATCTCTCCCTGTCTGACGAAACCTCCTGGGGGCAGCCAATAGTAACCCAAGAATTGATATTATCAGCCAAAGCAAAAGGCTTTGATAGTATTCGGATTCCAATGACTGCCTATACAAGGTATACACTAGGTGCAGATGGACACTATGTAATTCATTCCGAATGGTTGGCCAAATATAAGCAAGTGGTTGATTGGGCAGTTGATGCAGACCTTTATGTAATGATTAACCTTCATCACGATTCCTGGACATGGCTTTCCAATTGGGATGGAAATAAGGCGTCAGAGGAGTATAAAAGATATGTAGATCTCTGGACACAGCTTGCTAATCATTTTAAGAATGAACCTGAGCGGGTCATGTTTGAGACAATGAATGAACCTTATTTTGAAAATGATACAGGAACCATCACCAAACAGGAGAAATTGGATATGATCAATCAAGCTGCATATGATGTTATCCGCAGCTCTGGTGGAAATAATGCAACAAGAATGATTGTTATTCCAACGTATTCTACAAGCGCAGATATGGATAAAGCTGACGCAGCCTATCATTTTATCGCGGAGCTGAACGATCCGAACTTGATAGCCACTGTGCATTTTTATAGCGACTGGGTCTTCAGCGGCAACTTGGGTAGAACGGGCTTTGATGAAAAGCTTTACGATGGAGTTCAAGATACGCCAAGAAGCAATATAGACCAGATGTTTAACACATTAAATCATGCCTTAATTTCCAAGGGGATTGGAGTTGTCATTGGTGAATATGGCTGGTTATCCCCTGATGATGGCGCGGCGAAAATGCAGTCAGGTGAAAAACGGAAATATCTTGAATATCTGAACTACAAGGCATCCCAATACGGAGTTAGCTCAATGATATGGCCAGGAGCGTTCTGGCGAGTTCCACCTTTTGACTGGCATGATGAATATGGAACCACCATTCAAGCAGCTAATATGAAACAGCGTTCTTCCTACTCCACAGGTCTAAATGAAATCTATGTTAATCAACAAGCTGCAAACGATATCCAAATTCCGCTTACTCTGAATGGAAACAGCTTTAAGCACGTTAAGGGAGTTCATAAAAAATATTATTCATTCGATACAGCAACCTCAACACTTACGATCTCTAAAGAATTTATAAACGAGAAATTCAATCAGGCTTCAAACGGCACCATTGCTGATTTGGTTTTTGTATTCTCGAAAGGCGCAGACTGGCATCAGCTTATCATCAAATATTCAACGCCTGTGTTTGAAATGGCAGCAGGCACGATAACAGAGGGAATCGTCATTCCGGTCCAATATAACGGGACCTACGTAAGACGTGCCTCCCTCTTCGATTTATCTGGCAACCGATTAGGCAGCAATTCCTGGTTTCCATATATGATGTTTGGCGGTGAGTTTACAGCCGACTACAATGAAGGAACATTCAGCCTTCTGAAAGATGCTTTTAACGCCTCGGTTCCGAATGGGCAAATTAAGCTCAGAATCGAATTTTACGATGGTCAAAGTATAAACTATTCCATTCAAAAAAGCGGAAATAATGTAACAGGTTTAGGTATCGTTTTCTAA
- a CDS encoding DUF1405 domain-containing protein gives MALSYFWSREFLTNRYFLWLLFWCNAVGTVYGYIWYGEQMKLTLAEQPVWQIVFVPDSPTASLFFTLALLWVLYPPRSIIIKRIGHVIQALAVVTSVKYGVWAVSIIFAGWMQGGTQHWQDWMLIASHSAMAIEALIYVRFFGFRWASLVVAGLWTLLNDTMDYTYDIYPWLPASLYDHVEAVRNFTFGLTLVSILCAWLALRQAKRT, from the coding sequence ATGGCTTTATCGTATTTTTGGAGTAGGGAATTTCTAACCAATCGTTATTTCCTGTGGCTATTATTTTGGTGTAATGCAGTAGGAACCGTATATGGATACATCTGGTACGGAGAGCAAATGAAATTGACGCTGGCTGAGCAGCCGGTGTGGCAGATCGTATTTGTGCCAGATAGTCCAACAGCGAGTTTGTTTTTTACTTTAGCGTTGTTATGGGTCTTGTACCCACCACGGTCCATCATTATCAAACGGATCGGACATGTGATTCAGGCGCTTGCCGTGGTCACATCTGTGAAATATGGCGTGTGGGCCGTATCCATTATTTTCGCTGGCTGGATGCAAGGCGGTACACAGCACTGGCAAGACTGGATGTTGATTGCTTCGCATAGTGCGATGGCCATTGAAGCTCTAATTTATGTACGCTTTTTCGGCTTCCGCTGGGCTTCCCTTGTCGTTGCAGGTCTCTGGACACTGTTGAACGATACGATGGATTATACATATGATATTTACCCTTGGTTACCCGCTTCCCTCTATGATCATGTAGAAGCTGTGCGTAATTTCACATTCGGACTGACACTGGTAAGCATTCTGTGCGCGTGGCTGGCCTTAAGACAGGCGAAACGAACCTGA